The Verrucomicrobium spinosum DSM 4136 = JCM 18804 DNA segment GCTGGTTGGCGTTTGCAGCACTTGCTCAGAATGGACGTGGGGCAACGGGTCAGGACGAGCCTCTCAGAGCCCATTTTCCTGCGAGAGCCAAGCGCGTGATCTTTTTAACCATGCGGGGTGGCCCCTCCCATGTAGATCTGTTCGACTACAAGCCAGAGTTGATTCGAAGGAATGGTGAGGTCGTCAGGCGAGGGCGAGACGCCGCAGGGGCGAAGTACTTTGGGCCAGCTCACGGTTTTGCTCAGCACGGGGAGTCGGGGCACTGGATTGCCGATACCTACCCGCTCCTGGCCCGCCATGCAGACGATCTGTGCATCGTCAACTCCATGCACACGGATCAGCCCAACCATGCCCAGGCGTTTTGCCAGATGCACACGGGGAGCTTTCAGTTCGTTCGTCCATCCCTGGGAGCGTGGACGATCTATGGTTTGGGAAGTGAAAGTTCCAACTTGCCAGGGTTTATCACCCTCAACCCTCCCGCAGATAATGGCGGGGCGCAGAACTATGGGAGTGCCTTCCTTCCGGCTGCCTGCCAGGGGACGCGTCTGGGGAGCAGTCAGCTGCCAGAATTGTATGCCGCATTATTCAAGAAAGACGTGGCTCCGGGCCCTCCTCTTAAGAATCTGATCAACGAAAATCTCACGCGACCAGAACAGCGTCGGCAGGTCGATCTAGTTCGGGCGCTAAACGAGCACCGTCTGACCCAGGCGGGGCATCAGCCGGAGATTGAGGGGACCATTGAGTCCTTTGAACTGGCGTTTCGCATGCAAGCTGAGGTGCCGGAAGTGTTGGATCTTCGGGGAGAGTCGGAGATTGTACGCAAGCTTTACGGGGTTGGCGAGCCCAACGACCGGTTTGCCCGTCAGTGCCTGCTCGCGCGAAGGCTTGCCGAGGCCGGTGTCCGGTTTGTTGAGATCGCGTCTCCGACGGGATGGGACCACCACCATCTCCTCAAAGACGGGCTGGCGAAGGCGTGCTCTGCAACGGACAGGCCGATCGCCGCCCTGCTTACCGACCTCAAGGCGCGTGGTCTGCTCAAAGATACGCTGGTGGTTTGGGCGGGCGAATTTGGCCGTACTCCTTACGCTCAGAGTGGGGATGGACGGGATCATAATCACCGTGGCTACTCCATCTGGATGACCGGAGGCGGGGTGAAGGGGGGATTGCGATACGGTGCCACCGACGAGTTTGGTCATCTGGCGGTGGTAGATCCGATGCACATCCATGACTGGCATGCCACCGTCCTCCACCTGCTAGGGCTGGATCACAAGCTTCTGACATTTAATTATGGAGGGCGCGACTTTAGACTGACCGGGACGGGGGGCAATGTCGCGGTGCCCATCATTACTTCTTGAGAACCGTTCTCCGGAAAGCTGCCGGGTTCAGGAAGTACACCAACTGGGACGGTGACTAGTTAGGTTTTTGTAAACAACAGCACCATGATAAGGTGCCGCAGGAACCATTCTGGTTTTTTTTACACTGCTTGATGGGCTGGACAAAAAAAGGACGGCACCGTGGTGCCGTCCTATCAGGTTCAAGAAACTATATTTAGGATAATCTCCCCTAAAGCAGCTCCGAAAGTGAGTTACTTGCGCTTGCCCTTCTTGGCAGGTGCTTTCTTGACCGCTTTTTTCACTGCTTTCTTGGCCACCTTGACGGCGACTTTTTTTACGGCAGCTTTCTTGGCGGGCTTCACGGGCGCCTTCTTGATGGGGGCCTTTGTCACTTTGACCGCCTTTTTAGCCACTTTGACGGCTTTCGCCGCCTTTTTCACCACGGGTTTGGCGGCGGCCTTCTTAACAGGGGCGGCAACCGTTTTACCTTTGGCTTTGGCTTCTTTGGCGGCAAGGCGCTTGGCGCTTGCACGCTTTTTGCGCATGTAGTCGCGGGCGTAAACGCGACGGCGTTCTTTTTCTTCCTCAGTTGCACGCTCCGCCCACCAGGCGGCTTTCTCCGCGAGGTGTTTCTTGCGGAACTTGGCGTTGGCGCGGTATTCGTTGCGGAACCACGCGGCCTGGGCCTGTCTTTGTTTTTCTGGATCGGCGTAGGGCATGACTAGTATTGGTTTGGTTGCTAGTTCCTAGAACCTGTAAACAAAAGCGGGACATTTTGCAAGAAAAAAATGAAAAACACTCCTTGACTAAGGGGTGTTAATTCGGCCGGAGGCGAACTTTGGCCCGCTTCCGGCCTTGCGAAATTTACCTAGAGCCCGGTTCGAGGGGGCTAGGGTTGTTCCTCTGCCGGGACGGACTTCTGACGTCCGAACTTTGCTCCAGGAGACTTGGCGGCCGCGGTTTTGGGCTTGGGCTCCCTCGGCGGGAACTCCCAGCCGAGGATGCGCTTGTCACCAGCCTTGCACACCAGGAAGGCGCTGAAGGGACGGTTTTTCTTGGAGATCATGCCTTCGATGACATCCGTCTTGCCCTGGGTGAAGAATTTCCGGGCATTATCCTCGCTAATCCTCTTTTTGCAGAGTTCCAGAGGGAGCTTGGCGTTGCATTTCTTGGGCTCTGTAATGGCGGTGTGGCACACGTAGCCGACCGGCAGGATGTGAATGTTCGCCTTCCTGCCTTGTTTGGCACATACCGGGCACTCACAGAGGACCGGGGCCTCATCCCAGTTGACTTCATCGCTCTGTCCCTTCTCGAAGACAAAATTGACCTTCCGGTCGTCCTTGATTTCCAGGCCGGCGCTGAACTCTTTGCCGACGCGGCTGCGGAAGCCGTCCATCGTGGGGAGAAACCGCTTTTCAATCAGTGTCCGGAGTTCTTCATCGTTCAGATTGCGCCCCGCCACGTTTTTGAAAACCCGCAGTTTGCAGTCCTCTGTCCGGCAGGCCACAAACTCCTCCGTGTTCTTGAAGGCCTTGGAACCGCAGAAAGGACAGGTGGCGATAAAGTCCGGCAGGACACGCTCTTTGGCTGCCTTTGCGTAGGCTTTGCTCTTGTCCACGATGTCTGCCGCCAGCGTGCGGATGTCCCGCATGAAGCTGCTGCGGTCGAGCTGCCGGTGCTCCATGAGCTTGAGTCTGTACTCCCACTGCCCGGTGAGTTCCGGCGAGCAGAGGGTTTCGGCACCCAGGTCGGAAAGCTGTTCCACAAGGTCGAGCCCCTTGGTGGTCACGATCAACTCGCGACCCTGTCGCTCGACGTATTTGTCCATGATGAGACCTTCGATGATTGCGGCTCGTGTGGCCGGGGTGCCCAGCCCGCGTTCACTCATGGCCTCTCGCAGTTCGTCATCGTCCACCAGTTTGCCTGCCCCTTCCATGCTGGAAAGCAGGGTGGCTTCGTTGTAGCGGGGTGGGGGTTTCGTGGATTCCTCGCGCATTTCCACGGTTTTGGCATCGGCCATTTCCTTCGGCTTCACGGCCACGAGCACTCTGCCTCCACCTTCGCCTTCCTGTTCATCCACAGCTTTTTTGCCATAGACTTCTAGCCAGCCAGCTTCGCGCAGGACTTTGCCGTCGGACTTGAAGACATCTTCACCAATCCGGGAGAACCGGGTGGTGACGTCGAACTCAGCCGCCGGGAAGAAGACGGCCAGGAAGCGACGCAAGACCATGTCGTAGAGTTTCTGCTCGGCTTCATCCAGGCTTTTTGGAGGGGGCTGACCCGTTGGGATGATGGCGAAGTGATCGCTCACTTTGCTGGTGTCGAACACACGACGGTTAGGGCGCACCCAGTCCTCGTCCAGGATCTTGTCGCAGAATGGACGTAACTCCACAGGGAATGCCCCGGCCTTGCTGGCCGTCAGATCTGAGAATCCACGAATGGTCCCTTTCACCGTCGCAATATAGTCATTGGGAAGGTAGCGGGAGTCGGTACGTGGGTAGGTGAGGGCCTTGTGTTTTTCGTACAGCGCCTGGGCCAGCTGCAGGGTGCGACGGGCGCTGAAGCCAAAGCGATTGCTCGCCTCACGCTGAAGGCTGGTCAGGTCGTACAGCAGTGGTGCTACCTGGCGGGTGGGCTTGGTGGTTTCCTCCACGGTCGCCTTTTTCCCAAAACAACGGGCGACGATTGCTTCCGCAGTCTCACGATCCCAAAGGCGCTCCGCCTTCAGGTGTTCGTCAGTTTCGTCTTTCTTGAAGGTCTCGTCCAGCCATCGTCCGGCGTACTCGCCAGCGGCGACGTCGAAGAGGGCGTGAACTTCATAATAGGTGCGAGGCTCAAAAGAGGTGATCTCGCGCTCGCGCTTGGCCAGAATGGTCAGGGTAGGGGTCTGGACGCGACCGACGGGGGTGAGGCGGAAGCCGCCATGGCGGGAATTCAGAGCCGTCAGGGCCCTTGTGCTGTTGATACCCACGATCCAGTCGCTCTCACTGCGGCACTTGGCGGCATTGGCCAGAGGTTGCATGTCCTCGTCCGTCCGCAGCTTGTCAAAGGCCTCTAAGATGGCCCCGTTGGTCATGGACTGCATCCACATCCGGCTGACAGGCTTTTTCGTCCCAGTCGCCTCTATGATGTTGCGGAAGATCAGCTCGCCTTCCCGCCCGGCATCGCAGGCATTGATGATATCGACCACATCCTTGCGCTTGATCAGGCGGGTCACGGCCCGGTAGCGATCGGCCGTCTTGTCGATGGGCTTGAGCTCAAACTTCTCCGGGAGAATCGGGAGAGTTGTGAACCCCCAGCCGATTTTCTTGCCGTCTTTCATGGGCATTTCCTGCTCCAGCAGGTGACCGACGGCGGAGGTGATGACGTGCGTTTCGTTTTCGAAAAAGTCGCTTTCCTTCTTAAAAGGAGTCATGCCGGGGGCCTTGGCAAGCGCGCGGGCAAGGTCCGCAGCGACGCTGGGCTTTTCGGCAATGATGAGGGATTTGGACATAGGAACAGGCACAAAGGCATACGAACGGCGGGGGTGTCAAGGGAAGAGAGGGATTAGGACGAAGGGATAAGGGAAAAGGAAGCCCTAAGGGATTTCCCCGGCCTACCTCTGCTGTATTGGAGTCCGCAATGGACGTGTAAAAGCACCCTTATCCCTTGACTCTCAATCCTTTTACCTTGGCTATTGCAATGCCTTCCCCTTGGTTTCCGGGGCGAACCAGATGAGGATCATACCCACCAGATAAACGCTGCACAGAACCGTGAAGGCGCTGGCCGAGGCTTGGAGTTTGGAGGCTCCGTCGCCGCCAAAGACTGCGATGAGGTTGGCCAGTTGAAGTCCGCCGATCGCCGCGATGATGCGGCCTACGTTGAAACAGAACCCCTGGCCGGTGGCGCGAACCGCCGTTGGGAAGAGTTCTGGCAGATAGAGGGGGAAGAATCCATAGAAAGAGGCCGTCAAGCCGCCCATGAGGAAGGCACTGATGAAGAAGTTGGTGTCGATCTGAGTGTTGAACCGGAAGAAGAAGATGCTGGAGGCCATGGCGGTGATACAGCAAAAGAGGTAGGTGAGCCGGCGATTCAGGATGTCTGCGAGCAAGGGTGTGAGGAGCGCAAAAACCGTGGCTCCAAGCGCTGTGCAGATCTGGGTGTACTGCATGGGGTGGGAATACCCATTGGGAGCAAGCTCTGTGGACCACTTGGGTGCCTGTTGGGCGGCTCCCCAAGTGCCGAGCAGCGCAATGCCCGCGAGGGTGGCACCGATGATGAGGTTGGACCGCACCTTGCGGCGCATGTCCTCCGACATGTTGCCTGCCGCCGTGGACCGCTGTAGATAGCGGCGTACTGGCAGGAGGAAGCCCCAGACCACGGCGCAGAAGCCCACGATCGTGATGATGGTGGCCGCAGGGGTGGCCACGCCCATGGGTGACCACGCCCAGATGATGAGCATCGCGACGACGGCCCCGAACAGGACGCCAAGCAGATCTGGGGTGCTCCAGTGTGAGGTGGAGCCAGTCTTCTTTTCCTCCTCCCACTTGTCGGACTCCGGCACGAAGAGCCGGATGAAGAAGATGAGCACGGCGGGGAAGGCACCGCTGATCATGAGGAAGCGCCACGCTTGGTTGTGCAACAGATAGTCCGAGAGACCCTGCGAAGCTCCCAATGAGGCGAAGATATCCTGAACCGAGGTGAGGAAGTTGTTCATGCCGAGGCTGAGGAAGGCCACCAGCAGGTACCCAATGTTCGCCGCGGCTCCGATTGCTCCTGCTACCCAAGCGCGGTTGCCCTTGGTCCAGAGTTCATTGACCAAGGCCACGCCCAGAGCCCATTCCCCCCCCATTCCCAAGGATGCAATGAAGCGTAGGATCGCTACATGCCAGGCCTCAGTGGCAAATCCGCACAGTCCAGTGAAGATGGCATACGTGAAGATGGAGAAGGTCATGGCCCGAACGCGACCGATCCGGTCGCCCAGCCAGCCGAAGAAGACGCCTCCTGAGGCTGCTCCCACCAGGAAGGTGGCGATGATTACCGTGAACCAGCGGTCCACTCCCTGGGTGATCGCAGCCGCATCTCCGGTGCCGGCCAGCAAATCCTGTAGCGCTGGCTTGCCAATCAAGGGGAAAAGCCCCATCTCAAAACCGTCAAAAAGCCAGCCAAGAAAGGCTGCGGTGAGCGCCATATTTCGGCCGCGGGCGTTAGGAGGGGGAATGGAGGCCATGAGACGGGAGGCGAAGTGTCAGCGGAGGTTGGTGTGAATGGAGGCGGAGCGGGAGATGAGATCGGAAAAACGATGACAATGGCCGGGTGCGGCCAAAAAAGCCAGAGCTAAACGCCGGGAGGTGGGGGGAGCTATCACCAGTGCCATGCCGGAGGTTGAAATGTATTTTGTGAATCGGAAGGCTGGTCCCCCTTTGCGAACGAGCTCACCACAATCGCCAAGGCCAGGGTGGCCCCGATTGTGATGGGTAGTAATCGCGCTGGAGGCATGCAGATTTGATGGCAGAGAGGTTGAGTGGAACATATGTCGCGAGATGGCAAATGGTTGCAGAGCTTGACGTGGGAATTGCTTCCAACCGCAAAAGCGGTGCATGGGGCTGCCTTTGATCAAGGATCTGTGATCCGTCGAAGCTGTCTCTTTAGCACTCCCAGCCCGACGTAGGCGTCGTTCGCATGGTGCTCGCGGGGGGGGGGGGCGAAGACCGGCGGTGGGGGTAGGTTGCTCCTTCTCTGGTTGTGTTTGGGGTGGAGGATCGAAAAAGTTCTGTTCAGTCTGGACGGGCCTTGTCAACGCTGGTTGTTCACGCCATCGTCGGCCCCATGAATTTCACGTGGGATATCTTGGTGCTGCTGCTCTATTTCGCCCTGATTCTGGGGATCGGTCTCGCCCAGAGCCGGAAGAACAAGAGTGTGGAAAGCTATGCCCTGGGGGACCGGGAAATGGCTTGGTGGGCAGTCCTGGCATCCATCATTGCTGCCGAGATTAGCGCGGCGACGTTCCTAGGGGCACCGGAGACGGGTTTCAGCAAGCAGAACTGGAGCTACGCGCAATTTGCCATCGGCACGGTGCTGGCACGTATCATAGTGAGCTTTTTGTTCATTCCGGTGTTTTACAAGCACAATGTGGTGTCGCTCTACGAGTTCCTGGGCACCCGGTTTGGCCCATGGACGAGGAAGTTCGCCTCGGTGACGTTTTTGGTGACACGAGTTCTGGCGATGGGCACCCGGCTGTATGTTTCGGCGATTATCATCGTACTGGCCTATGCTCTCTGGACGGGGGCACCGGTGCAGCCTGAGATGAAATTTTGGCTCTACGCCGGTGCGGTGGTGTTGGTGACCCTCATGACCGCCATCTACACCTCAGTGGGTGGGATTCGGGCAGTGATCTGGACAGACTTCATCCAGGTGGCGGTATTGCTGGCGGCGCTGGCATTTACAATTCCCTATCTCCTCGGGCGCATCCCTGGAGGCTGGGAGACTGTGGGACAGGTTATCAAGGAGCCGGCATTTTTTGATTTTGCCAAACCCAGCGAGCCTGGAGCCTGGGCTTGGATCAAGAATGTGCTTACCACGGAATACACCATCTGGGCGGCCATCATCGGCAGCACTTTTGTCACGATGAGCACTCATGGCATCGACCAGGACACGGTGCAGCGCATGCTGACGGCGAAGAACCGCCGCCAGAGCGCATTTGCCACGATCTTGTCCGGTATTGTTGATCTGCCACTGGTCTCGGCCTTTATTTTTATCGGCGTCCTGCTGTTCGCCTACTACCAGGCGCATCCAGATTCGGGCATGCCAGCGGAGTCCCGGGAAGTCTTTCCGTATTTCATCATGAAGGAGATGCCGGCTGGCATGCGGGGTTTGGTCACTGCGGGAATCCTCGCGACCGCCATGGGTTCGCTGAGCACGGCGCTCAACGCCCTCGCCACCAGCTTCTCCAGAGACTTCATTCTTCCACATCTCCCGGCGGATGCGCCAGAATCCAAGCGCATTTCTGTTCTGCGCTGGAGCACGGTGCTTTTTGCGGTGCTTATCATCCTCGTTGGAGTGGCAACCGCGTGGTACATGGCCCACCATCCCGAGGCCAAGATCATTCCGCTGGTGCTTGGTATTCTGGGGTTCACTTTTGGTTCGTTGTTGGGAATCTTCCTCGTCGCAGTGCTCACAAAATCTCGGGGGCGGGATGACACCAATATCCTGGCCATGGTCTGTGGGATTCTCGCGGTGTTGTTCTTGAGTAATCCAATGGGCATCCAGCAGATGGTAGGGATGAAGGAGCCGTTTGTACTTTCGTTCCCCTGGCGCATTACATTGGGCACTCTCGTAACGGTGGGGGTGGCGATGCTGTTCTCAACCCCCCAGAACAAGCGGACGGAGATGTCGAATGTGGTGGACCGCGGGGAATAAGTGGCCGGGGGGGGCGTCCTGTCCTGACTTCCCCAATCAACCTTTATTGCCCAAGGGCTTGTATCCCCGCCAATCGATGGGAATGTTGAGGGCTTCTACCTTCAATGAGCAAATTCGAAGACCTGAGAGGCATTCTCCAGTACGTTCCCCAGTTCCGGGAGCGGATTTTTGTGATCGCTCTGGATGGCGCAGTGATGCGCCTGCCGAACTTCACCAGCCTGCTTCAGGACATTGCTGTCCTGCAGTCGCTTAACATCCAGGTCGCCATCTCATTTGGCGCGCGGCTCCAGATTCGGGATCTGGCCCAGGCCCGGGGTATCACGTTATCCAGTGACGATGGGATCGGGCGCACCGACACCGCCACTCTTGAAGTCAGCGCTGACGCGATTTCACGACTGACCAGCGAGTTGGTGGCGGATCTCACCGCGCTGGAGCTCCGTGTTGCCGTCCCCAATGCCCTGGCCGTGCATCCGGCGGGAGTGATCGACGGCGTTGATCTGGAACACACCGGACGGATCGAGCGGGTGGATTCCCGGATGCTCATCGGTATGCTCAAAGAGGGGATCATCCCAGTGTTGCCGCCCTTTGGCTATGACGGACGAGGCACCACGTTGCGGTTGAATTCGGACGCGGTAGCCGTGGAGACAGCGCTGGCACTGGATGCTGCCAAAGTGATCTTTGTGGCAGAGGAAGGGTTGGTGAATAGCGAGGGCCAGCGTCTGGCGCAGCTCCCCATCAAGCTTGCTCGTGAAATTGCCAAGCGTCGGGATCCTCACATGGACCCCAGTCTGGTATCGAAGCTGCGGTATGCTGCCCTCGCCTGCGGCGAAGGCGTGGCCCGTGTTCACATCATCGATGGCCGCCAGGACGAGGTGTTGCTGGCCGAGTTGTTCAGCAATGAAGGCGTGGGCACCATGATCCACGCAGACGAGTATCAGCAAATTCGTCGTGCCCGGGTGAGTGACATCCCCTCCGTCATGTCGATGATGCGTCAGTCGGTGGAAGATGCCGCCTTGGCCCCGCGCTCACGCGAGCAGGTGCAGAAGCGTATCAACGACTTCTTTGTCTTTGAGCTGGACGGGAATCTTGTGGGTACCGTAGCGGTGCACATGTATGAAACCGACAAAAGGGAAAAGGTGGCTGAACTGGCCTGCCTGTTCGTCAGCCGGGCGCACAAGAACAAAGGCCATGGGCGTAAGCTTGTGACCTTTGCCGAGGATGTCGCGCGGCAGCGCGGTGCCGTCTGGATCTTCGCCCTCAGCACCCAAGCCTCCCGGTTCTTTGAAGAAAAGATGGGGTATGTGGACGTTGGCCCTGGCATTCTTCCCTCTGATCGGCGCGAGCAATACGACCGCAGCGGACGGAATTCGAAGGTGCTAAAGAAGGAGATGGTTGGCAAGTCTGGCGTGTCCTGAGCTGGTCTGGTGGCGGAGTTTTTGAGAGTCCGTGTGAGGAAATTTGCAGGAGGCAGCGCGTGCCTTCTTGATCAAGCACGCCAATGCACTTTCCGAGACATGGCAGGAACGGATGATATTTCCTCTTTGGCGATGAAGTTGGTTGCCTGCAAAGGGAAGCTGCGGATGATGGCCGAGGCTCGGCTCCTCTGTCCACCCATGAAAAATAGCTTCACGGAGTTCCCTTCAAAGTGCACGCGTGGCACTTTAGCGAACTGGGGCGGGTATCGAGAAATCGGCCTGCTGAGCGTCGCCTTATTTCTGATCGTTTTTGGCGTGCGACTGGTCTGGATTCAAGACATGGCGTCGCCAGCCCCGTTTTGGGACCAATGGAATGCTGAGGGGGGAATTCTCTATCCACCCTGGGTGGAGGGCCATTTTGACTGGCGCACGCTCTTTGAGCAACACAATGAGCATCGGATTCTCTTTTCGCGTTTGATTTTCCTCGCGCTGCTGGATGCCCACGGTATCTGGGACCCCATTCTACAGATGGTGGTATCCGCAGGTCTCCATGCGCTGTTTGGAGTGCTCCTGTTTGTATTGTTGTGCCACCTCACTCAGGAGGCCTCAAGACTCAGTCTGGTGGTGGTGCTGGGACTTGCCGCTCTGCCGATGGACTATGAAAACCTGCTGTGTGGGTTTCAGAACTCCTTCCCGTTGATGGGTCTCTTTGGACTCGCTGTGATCTGGGTGATGGCTGGAGCTGCCCGGCCTCTTGGTGTTCGGTGGTGGTCGGGCTGGCTGCCGCTGGTTCTGGGAGTGGGCACCATGGCGGGTGGGTTCTTCCCAGCATTGGCGGTCGCCGGAATGTTGATCGTTGAAGCGCTGGCTGCACCGCAGAGGCGCACCAAAGCCCAAGTTTGGGGGGTGGGCTTTCTCATGCTTTTCGCTTTTGCGGCACTGGCATTTCATCTCCCCGGAGGCAAGGAGGCCGAGATTCATCATTCGTGGTGGGATCGGTTGCGCGGTTGGTTCGTATTCCTTTCCTGGCCTGTAGGCGCTGGAGGGTGGGGCTGGTTGCTGGTTCAGTTGCCCACCGTGGCGGGCTTGGTCGCGATCTTCAGGGGACGGTTGGTGTTGGATTCGCGGGTGCGCATCGCCATGGCGCTTTCCCTTTGGGTGGCGGTGCATGCGCTCGCGATTGCCTATGCGAGGTCGGAGGCCGTGATAACCAGTCGCTACTTTCCCATCAGCGTTTGCGGGCTGGCAGCAAATTTCGCCTGGGCTGTACTCTTGGTGCGCGGGAACGCGCCAGAATCAGATGTCGTCCGAAGACCTGTAGTCATGCGCGGGGCATTGATTGCTTGGAGCGTGGTTGTATTTGGGACACTGTTAAGCGACTTTCTCCTCGTCCAAATGCCTGCTGCCCGAAACTTTGCCCGGTTGAAGAATCAGCACACCGTGAGCATACGCCAGTATCTCAGTGCAGGCGACGACAGGGGTCTCTATCAGTCGAAGGACAACCCTCTGCCCCCATTGCACGATGGTGACCTGCTCA contains these protein-coding regions:
- a CDS encoding DUF1501 domain-containing protein, translating into MAMSPILQSHLTPQFPRFGTTRREMLVSLSSGIGWLAFAALAQNGRGATGQDEPLRAHFPARAKRVIFLTMRGGPSHVDLFDYKPELIRRNGEVVRRGRDAAGAKYFGPAHGFAQHGESGHWIADTYPLLARHADDLCIVNSMHTDQPNHAQAFCQMHTGSFQFVRPSLGAWTIYGLGSESSNLPGFITLNPPADNGGAQNYGSAFLPAACQGTRLGSSQLPELYAALFKKDVAPGPPLKNLINENLTRPEQRRQVDLVRALNEHRLTQAGHQPEIEGTIESFELAFRMQAEVPEVLDLRGESEIVRKLYGVGEPNDRFARQCLLARRLAEAGVRFVEIASPTGWDHHHLLKDGLAKACSATDRPIAALLTDLKARGLLKDTLVVWAGEFGRTPYAQSGDGRDHNHRGYSIWMTGGGVKGGLRYGATDEFGHLAVVDPMHIHDWHATVLHLLGLDHKLLTFNYGGRDFRLTGTGGNVAVPIITS
- a CDS encoding DNA topoisomerase III, producing MSKSLIIAEKPSVAADLARALAKAPGMTPFKKESDFFENETHVITSAVGHLLEQEMPMKDGKKIGWGFTTLPILPEKFELKPIDKTADRYRAVTRLIKRKDVVDIINACDAGREGELIFRNIIEATGTKKPVSRMWMQSMTNGAILEAFDKLRTDEDMQPLANAAKCRSESDWIVGINSTRALTALNSRHGGFRLTPVGRVQTPTLTILAKREREITSFEPRTYYEVHALFDVAAGEYAGRWLDETFKKDETDEHLKAERLWDRETAEAIVARCFGKKATVEETTKPTRQVAPLLYDLTSLQREASNRFGFSARRTLQLAQALYEKHKALTYPRTDSRYLPNDYIATVKGTIRGFSDLTASKAGAFPVELRPFCDKILDEDWVRPNRRVFDTSKVSDHFAIIPTGQPPPKSLDEAEQKLYDMVLRRFLAVFFPAAEFDVTTRFSRIGEDVFKSDGKVLREAGWLEVYGKKAVDEQEGEGGGRVLVAVKPKEMADAKTVEMREESTKPPPRYNEATLLSSMEGAGKLVDDDELREAMSERGLGTPATRAAIIEGLIMDKYVERQGRELIVTTKGLDLVEQLSDLGAETLCSPELTGQWEYRLKLMEHRQLDRSSFMRDIRTLAADIVDKSKAYAKAAKERVLPDFIATCPFCGSKAFKNTEEFVACRTEDCKLRVFKNVAGRNLNDEELRTLIEKRFLPTMDGFRSRVGKEFSAGLEIKDDRKVNFVFEKGQSDEVNWDEAPVLCECPVCAKQGRKANIHILPVGYVCHTAITEPKKCNAKLPLELCKKRISEDNARKFFTQGKTDVIEGMISKKNRPFSAFLVCKAGDKRILGWEFPPREPKPKTAAAKSPGAKFGRQKSVPAEEQP
- a CDS encoding MFS transporter, whose protein sequence is MASIPPPNARGRNMALTAAFLGWLFDGFEMGLFPLIGKPALQDLLAGTGDAAAITQGVDRWFTVIIATFLVGAASGGVFFGWLGDRIGRVRAMTFSIFTYAIFTGLCGFATEAWHVAILRFIASLGMGGEWALGVALVNELWTKGNRAWVAGAIGAAANIGYLLVAFLSLGMNNFLTSVQDIFASLGASQGLSDYLLHNQAWRFLMISGAFPAVLIFFIRLFVPESDKWEEEKKTGSTSHWSTPDLLGVLFGAVVAMLIIWAWSPMGVATPAATIITIVGFCAVVWGFLLPVRRYLQRSTAAGNMSEDMRRKVRSNLIIGATLAGIALLGTWGAAQQAPKWSTELAPNGYSHPMQYTQICTALGATVFALLTPLLADILNRRLTYLFCCITAMASSIFFFRFNTQIDTNFFISAFLMGGLTASFYGFFPLYLPELFPTAVRATGQGFCFNVGRIIAAIGGLQLANLIAVFGGDGASKLQASASAFTVLCSVYLVGMILIWFAPETKGKALQ
- a CDS encoding sodium:solute symporter; amino-acid sequence: MNFTWDILVLLLYFALILGIGLAQSRKNKSVESYALGDREMAWWAVLASIIAAEISAATFLGAPETGFSKQNWSYAQFAIGTVLARIIVSFLFIPVFYKHNVVSLYEFLGTRFGPWTRKFASVTFLVTRVLAMGTRLYVSAIIIVLAYALWTGAPVQPEMKFWLYAGAVVLVTLMTAIYTSVGGIRAVIWTDFIQVAVLLAALAFTIPYLLGRIPGGWETVGQVIKEPAFFDFAKPSEPGAWAWIKNVLTTEYTIWAAIIGSTFVTMSTHGIDQDTVQRMLTAKNRRQSAFATILSGIVDLPLVSAFIFIGVLLFAYYQAHPDSGMPAESREVFPYFIMKEMPAGMRGLVTAGILATAMGSLSTALNALATSFSRDFILPHLPADAPESKRISVLRWSTVLFAVLIILVGVATAWYMAHHPEAKIIPLVLGILGFTFGSLLGIFLVAVLTKSRGRDDTNILAMVCGILAVLFLSNPMGIQQMVGMKEPFVLSFPWRITLGTLVTVGVAMLFSTPQNKRTEMSNVVDRGE
- the argA gene encoding amino-acid N-acetyltransferase; translated protein: MSKFEDLRGILQYVPQFRERIFVIALDGAVMRLPNFTSLLQDIAVLQSLNIQVAISFGARLQIRDLAQARGITLSSDDGIGRTDTATLEVSADAISRLTSELVADLTALELRVAVPNALAVHPAGVIDGVDLEHTGRIERVDSRMLIGMLKEGIIPVLPPFGYDGRGTTLRLNSDAVAVETALALDAAKVIFVAEEGLVNSEGQRLAQLPIKLAREIAKRRDPHMDPSLVSKLRYAALACGEGVARVHIIDGRQDEVLLAELFSNEGVGTMIHADEYQQIRRARVSDIPSVMSMMRQSVEDAALAPRSREQVQKRINDFFVFELDGNLVGTVAVHMYETDKREKVAELACLFVSRAHKNKGHGRKLVTFAEDVARQRGAVWIFALSTQASRFFEEKMGYVDVGPGILPSDRREQYDRSGRNSKVLKKEMVGKSGVS